CGACGCGGCTATCGCGTAGATGGCTCCGAGCGAGATGCCGGCGATGGTGAGGCCGATGAACTCGTTCATCTACGTCGTCATGCGCTGGTGAGGTAGTAGTTCGGGGTGTTGGCGCAGTCGAACCCGGTCGCCGGCATGCCCGGGGCACGAATGAACTTGCCGTTGGAGACGTCTATGACGATCCAGCAGTACGCAGGTGTCTTCTTCGCCGGGTTGTCGGTCGCCACCATCCCGCCGGCGGTGAACTGCTGGACGGCGCCGAGACCCGAGAGAAGGGCGGCTCGTGTCGGCAGGCCACCGGCGTTGATGCCCTCGACGAAGAGCATTCCCGACATCCAGCCGTACGCGGCGAACAGGTCAGGGGTGGTGTGGTAGAGGGCCTCGTACCACTTGTCGAACAGTGCAACCTGGGGCACTGCCCCCGCGTCCTCGCCTCCGTACAGGGCGACGCTCTGGGTGAGGACCGCGCCGTTCGCTGCCGGCCCCGCGCCGCTGATGAAGGCTGGATCGTAGGCGGGCGCCCCGTAATCGGCGAAGGGGATCTGGTAGCCGATGTTGTAGAGCGACTTCGCCATGTCGGCGTAGACCGAGGCAGTGGCCTGGAACACGATCCCCTGAACGCCGGCCTGCTGCATGGCGCGTGCTTCGGCGTCGAAGTTCGTCTGGGTGGGCTCGATCGCGTCCTCGTGGTAGACGAAGTTGTAACCGATCGACTGCAGCGCCTGGACCTCGGCGAGACCTTCCTGCTCGGCGGTGGAGTTGTTCTCCGTGAAATACGCCATCTTCGTGATCGCCTGCGGGTATCGCTGCTTGAAGTAGATGTAGGGCGCGATGTTCCAGCC
This window of the Acidimicrobiales bacterium genome carries:
- a CDS encoding ABC transporter substrate-binding protein, producing MRKHATFAVVACLSLLTGACGARLTQAQLQAANRLQSGGGSVGVGSGNGNSGASAVGGALSSGSAATTAGSSGTTGGSTPTGQAASGAAGGSSSSGAGTAAAAGGKVCPAGAPSHDPGVSASEIDVGNVSTLTGPIPGLFVGAQRGTQAFAAYQNSIGGVCGRKLVLKSADDNLDASQNATATQSLANSVLAFVGSFSVDDQGGAAVLQKDNIPDIGEALSPQRFNLPNNFSPQPEPLGWNIAPYIYFKQRYPQAITKMAYFTENNSTAEQEGLAEVQALQSIGYNFVYHEDAIEPTQTNFDAEARAMQQAGVQGIVFQATASVYADMAKSLYNIGYQIPFADYGAPAYDPAFISGAGPAANGAVLTQSVALYGGEDAGAVPQVALFDKWYEALYHTTPDLFAAYGWMSGMLFVEGINAGGLPTRAALLSGLGAVQQFTAGGMVATDNPAKKTPAYCWIVIDVSNGKFIRAPGMPATGFDCANTPNYYLTSA